The Streptomyces phaeolivaceus genome has a window encoding:
- a CDS encoding DUF1416 domain-containing protein gives MCGAKAGGPDASTIKPGETTIQGQVTRDGEPVTGYVRLLDSTGEFTAEVPTSATGQFRFYAAEGTWTVRALVPGGTADRTVVAQQGGLAEVAIAV, from the coding sequence ATGTGTGGAGCGAAGGCCGGCGGCCCGGACGCCTCGACGATCAAGCCCGGTGAGACCACGATCCAAGGTCAGGTGACCCGCGACGGCGAGCCGGTGACGGGCTACGTCCGTCTGCTGGACTCGACCGGCGAGTTCACGGCGGAGGTCCCGACCTCCGCGACGGGCCAGTTCCGCTTCTACGCGGCCGAGGGCACCTGGACCGTCCGCGCGCTCGTCCCCGGCGGCACCGCCGACCGCACCGTCGTCGCCCAGCAGGGCGGTCTGGCGGAGGTCGCGATCGCCGTCTGA
- a CDS encoding sulfurtransferase, translating into MSRSDVLVDADWVEANLDDSNIAIVEVDEDTTAYEKNHIRNAIRIDWTKDLQDPVRRDFVDQEGFEKLLSAKGIGNDTLVILYGGNNNWFASYAYWYFKLYGHENVKLLDGGRKKWELDARELVDEVPARPATEYQAKPQNTAIRAFRDDVVAAIGSQNLVDVRSPDEFSGKLLAPAHLPQEQSQRPGHVPSARNIPWSKNANDDGTFKSDDELKELYAEEQVDLAKDTIAYCRIGERSALTWFVLHELLGVENVKNYDGSWTEYGSLVGVPIELGANK; encoded by the coding sequence ATGAGCCGCAGCGACGTCCTGGTCGACGCCGACTGGGTCGAGGCCAACCTCGACGACTCGAACATCGCCATCGTCGAGGTCGACGAGGACACGACCGCGTACGAGAAGAACCACATCAGGAACGCCATCCGGATCGACTGGACGAAGGACCTCCAGGACCCGGTACGCCGTGACTTCGTCGACCAGGAGGGCTTCGAGAAGCTCCTGTCGGCCAAGGGCATCGGCAACGACACCCTCGTGATCCTCTACGGCGGCAACAACAACTGGTTCGCGTCCTACGCCTACTGGTACTTCAAGCTGTACGGCCACGAGAACGTCAAGCTGCTCGACGGTGGCCGCAAGAAGTGGGAGCTGGACGCCCGCGAGCTGGTCGACGAGGTGCCGGCGCGCCCCGCGACCGAGTACCAGGCCAAGCCGCAGAACACCGCGATCCGTGCCTTCCGCGACGACGTCGTGGCGGCCATCGGCTCGCAGAACCTGGTCGATGTCCGGTCGCCCGACGAGTTCTCCGGCAAGCTGCTCGCCCCGGCCCACCTGCCGCAGGAGCAGTCGCAGCGTCCGGGCCACGTCCCGTCCGCGCGCAACATCCCGTGGTCGAAGAACGCCAACGACGACGGCACCTTCAAGTCGGACGACGAGCTGAAGGAGCTGTACGCCGAGGAGCAGGTGGACCTGGCGAAGGACACCATCGCCTACTGCCGCATCGGTGAGCGCTCCGCGCTGACCTGGTTCGTCCTGCACGAGCTGCTCGGTGTGGAGAACGTCAAGAACTACGACGGCTCCTGGACCGAGTACGGCAGCCTCGTCGGCGTCCCGATCGAGCTGGGCGCCAACAAGTAA
- a CDS encoding LmeA family phospholipid-binding protein: MRALRILVIVAVILGGLFVIADRVAVGFAEDEAAQQLKTSEGLTTTPDVSIKGFPFLTQVASGELDDVEVGIANYEASTGKADESIRIADLKANMRGVAFSSDYSSATATSATGSATISYDELLKAAKSEPADIGLGFTARVVGLSDGGKGKIKVNVEIDPPALDPQTVSVLSTVSVKGDTVEVHADSLPSVGGLDLAEDAARSITDFQQAIDDLPGGIKLDKVEAAPDGVEITVKGSNVRLAG, encoded by the coding sequence ATGCGCGCACTGCGAATACTTGTCATCGTCGCCGTGATCCTGGGCGGCCTCTTCGTGATCGCGGACCGCGTGGCCGTCGGCTTCGCCGAGGACGAGGCCGCGCAGCAACTGAAGACCAGCGAGGGCCTCACCACCACCCCCGACGTCTCCATCAAGGGCTTCCCGTTCCTCACCCAGGTCGCGAGCGGCGAACTCGACGACGTCGAGGTCGGCATCGCGAACTACGAGGCGAGCACCGGCAAGGCCGACGAGAGCATCCGCATCGCCGACCTGAAGGCGAACATGCGCGGCGTCGCCTTCTCCAGCGACTACAGCTCCGCCACGGCCACCAGCGCCACCGGCTCCGCGACCATCTCGTACGACGAACTCCTCAAGGCCGCCAAGTCCGAGCCCGCGGACATCGGCCTCGGCTTCACCGCCCGCGTGGTCGGCCTCTCCGACGGCGGCAAGGGCAAGATCAAGGTCAACGTCGAGATCGACCCGCCGGCCCTCGACCCGCAGACCGTCTCCGTCCTAAGCACCGTCAGCGTGAAGGGCGACACGGTCGAGGTGCACGCCGACTCCCTGCCCTCCGTGGGCGGTCTCGACCTCGCCGAGGACGCGGCCCGTTCGATCACCGACTTCCAGCAGGCCATCGACGACCTCCCCGGCGGCATCAAGCTCGACAAGGTCGAGGCCGCACCGGACGGCGTGGAGATCACGGTCAAGGGTTCGAACGTCAGGCTGGCGGGGTAG
- a CDS encoding MoaD/ThiS family protein, whose protein sequence is MPKGTVRYWAAAKAAAGVAEEPYDAATLADALTAARDRHPGELVRVLRRCSFLVDGNPVGTRAHETVRLAEGGTVEVLPPFAGG, encoded by the coding sequence ATGCCAAAGGGCACCGTCCGCTACTGGGCCGCGGCGAAGGCCGCGGCCGGCGTCGCCGAGGAGCCCTACGACGCGGCCACCCTCGCGGACGCCCTGACCGCCGCCCGCGACCGACACCCCGGCGAACTCGTCCGCGTACTGCGGCGATGCTCGTTCCTCGTCGACGGGAACCCCGTGGGTACCCGCGCGCATGAGACGGTACGTCTGGCCGAGGGCGGCACGGTCGAGGTGCTCCCGCCGTTCGCAGGAGGGTGA
- a CDS encoding alpha/beta hydrolase encodes MSAGPAGHVMRSFDIPNSETALGALSAPPATPLRRFLRTDDGVNIETVYDPKAVVYNASDDTGTPPSGHLPDRPVGRPADRSPARLAVVVAHGFTGHADRPHVRRVAGALARYGSVVTFSFRGHGRSGGHSTVGDREVLDLAVAVRWARELGHEHIATVGFSMGGSVVLRHAARPDAGTDAVVSVSAPARWYYRGTAPMRRVHWLITRPEGRLVGRYGFRTRIHHRDWDPVPLSPVESVPLIAPTPLLMVHGDQDGYFPVDHPETLAAAAGDHGELWLERGMGHAENAASGELLERIGEWVEKRVPRYGHGFPTTPAAP; translated from the coding sequence ATGAGTGCTGGTCCGGCAGGTCATGTGATGCGATCTTTCGACATTCCGAACTCTGAGACGGCCCTCGGAGCCCTTTCGGCGCCGCCCGCAACCCCTTTGCGCAGGTTTCTGCGCACTGACGACGGGGTGAATATCGAGACCGTATACGATCCGAAAGCCGTTGTATACAACGCGTCCGACGACACCGGAACGCCACCCTCCGGCCATCTCCCCGACCGCCCCGTCGGCCGCCCCGCCGACCGTTCGCCCGCCCGTCTCGCGGTGGTTGTCGCACACGGCTTCACGGGTCACGCCGACCGTCCGCATGTTCGAAGGGTGGCCGGGGCGCTCGCCCGGTACGGGTCCGTCGTCACCTTCTCCTTCCGCGGCCACGGAAGATCCGGCGGCCACTCCACGGTCGGCGACCGCGAGGTGCTCGATCTCGCGGTGGCGGTCCGCTGGGCCCGCGAACTCGGCCATGAGCACATCGCCACGGTCGGCTTCTCCATGGGCGGCTCGGTCGTCCTGCGGCACGCGGCCCGGCCGGACGCGGGCACGGACGCCGTGGTCTCCGTCAGCGCGCCCGCCCGCTGGTACTACCGGGGCACGGCCCCCATGCGCCGCGTCCACTGGCTCATCACCCGCCCCGAGGGCCGCCTCGTCGGCCGCTACGGCTTCCGCACCCGTATCCACCACCGCGACTGGGACCCCGTCCCCCTCTCCCCGGTGGAATCCGTCCCCCTCATCGCCCCGACCCCGCTGCTGATGGTCCACGGCGATCAGGACGGCTATTTCCCGGTCGACCACCCGGAGACGCTGGCCGCGGCGGCGGGCGACCACGGGGAACTCTGGCTGGAACGCGGGATGGGGCACGCGGAGAACGCGGCGAGCGGGGAATTGCTGGAGCGGATCGGGGAGTGGGTGGAGAAGCGAGTGCCCCGGTACGGGCACGGTTTCCCCACCACCCCGGCCGCCCCGTAG
- a CDS encoding response regulator transcription factor yields the protein MSSLLLLTNALQPSTEVLPALGLLLHNVRVAPAEGPALVDTPGADVILIDGRRDLPQVRSLCQLLRSTGPGCPLILVVTEGGLAAVTADWGIDDVLLDTAGPAEVEARLRLAMGRQQIVNDDSPMEIRNGDLSVDEATYSAKLKGRVLDLTFKEFELLKYLAQHPGRVFTRAQLLQEVWGYDYFGGTRTVDVHVRRLRAKLGPEHESLIGTVRNVGYRFVTPEKAERAGDDAKGKSVPSTAPSKAADADETASLEPVEIAAEA from the coding sequence ATGAGTTCTCTGCTGCTCCTGACCAACGCCCTCCAGCCTTCCACGGAGGTGCTTCCCGCCCTCGGGCTGCTGCTGCACAACGTGCGCGTGGCACCGGCGGAAGGCCCCGCCCTCGTCGACACCCCCGGCGCGGACGTCATCCTGATCGACGGACGCCGTGACCTCCCGCAGGTCCGCAGCCTGTGTCAGCTGCTCCGCTCCACCGGCCCCGGCTGCCCCCTCATCCTCGTCGTCACCGAGGGCGGTCTCGCCGCCGTCACCGCCGACTGGGGCATCGACGACGTCCTGCTCGACACGGCGGGCCCCGCCGAGGTCGAGGCCCGGCTGCGGCTGGCCATGGGCAGGCAGCAGATCGTCAACGACGACTCCCCCATGGAGATCCGCAACGGCGATCTCTCGGTGGACGAGGCGACCTACAGCGCCAAGCTCAAGGGCCGCGTCCTCGACCTCACGTTCAAGGAGTTCGAGCTCCTCAAATACCTCGCCCAGCACCCGGGCCGCGTCTTCACCCGCGCCCAGCTGCTGCAGGAGGTCTGGGGCTACGACTACTTCGGCGGCACGCGCACGGTCGACGTCCACGTACGGCGGCTGCGCGCCAAGCTCGGCCCCGAGCACGAGTCGCTGATCGGGACCGTCCGGAACGTCGGTTATCGATTCGTTACGCCCGAGAAGGCGGAGCGCGCCGGTGACGACGCGAAGGGCAAGTCCGTCCCCTCGACCGCCCCCTCAAAGGCGGCGGATGCGGACGAGACGGCGTCTCTTGAGCCTGTCGAGATCGCGGCCGAGGCGTAG
- a CDS encoding LacI family DNA-binding transcriptional regulator — protein sequence MAKVTRDDVARLAGTSTAVVSYVINNGPRPVAPATRERVLAAIKELAYRPDRVAQAMASRRTELIGLIVPDARQPFFGEMAHAVEQAAAERGKMVLVGNSDYIAEREVHYLRAFLGMRVSGLILVSHALSDNAAAEIEAWDARVVLLHERPEAIDDVAVVTDDLGGAKSAVEHLLSHGYEYVACLGGIAETPLVGDPVSDHVEGWRRAMDEAGIPTEGRLFEAPYNRYDAYQVALKLLAGPERPPAIFCSTDDQAIGVLRAARELRIEVPSELAVAGFDDVKEAALTDPPLTTIATDRTGMARAAVDLVLDDGIRVAGSRGDRVKLFPSTLVARRSCGCE from the coding sequence GTGGCCAAGGTGACTCGGGATGACGTGGCAAGACTGGCGGGTACGTCGACCGCCGTCGTCAGCTACGTCATCAACAACGGACCCCGGCCGGTCGCCCCGGCCACGCGCGAGCGTGTCCTCGCCGCCATCAAGGAACTGGCGTACCGGCCCGACCGCGTCGCCCAGGCGATGGCGTCGCGGCGCACCGAGCTGATAGGCCTGATCGTCCCGGACGCGCGCCAGCCGTTCTTCGGCGAGATGGCGCACGCGGTCGAACAGGCAGCCGCCGAGCGCGGCAAGATGGTCCTCGTCGGGAACTCCGACTACATCGCCGAGCGCGAGGTCCACTATCTGCGGGCGTTCCTCGGGATGCGCGTCTCCGGACTGATCCTCGTCAGCCACGCGCTCAGCGACAACGCCGCCGCCGAGATAGAGGCGTGGGACGCGCGGGTCGTGCTGCTGCACGAGCGGCCCGAGGCGATCGACGACGTGGCCGTGGTGACGGACGACCTCGGCGGCGCGAAGTCCGCCGTGGAGCACCTCCTCTCGCACGGCTACGAGTACGTCGCCTGTCTGGGCGGTATCGCCGAGACCCCGCTCGTCGGCGACCCCGTCTCCGACCATGTCGAGGGCTGGCGGCGCGCGATGGACGAGGCCGGGATCCCGACCGAGGGGCGGCTCTTCGAGGCGCCGTACAACCGGTACGACGCGTACCAGGTGGCGCTGAAGCTGCTGGCCGGGCCGGAACGGCCGCCGGCGATCTTCTGTTCCACGGACGACCAGGCCATCGGGGTGCTGCGGGCCGCGCGCGAGCTGCGGATCGAGGTGCCGAGCGAGTTGGCTGTCGCCGGGTTCGACGACGTCAAGGAGGCGGCGCTGACGGATCCGCCGCTGACGACGATCGCGACGGACCGTACGGGGATGGCTCGGGCCGCGGTGGATCTTGTGCTGGACGACGGGATTCGGGTGGCCGGGTCTCGGGGGGATCGGGTGAAGTTGTTCCCGTCCACGTTGGTGGCTCGGCGGTCTTGCGGTTGCGAGTAG
- a CDS encoding S1 family peptidase encodes MAQPATAADASSRPTVTLDHPAAPKTPAKELRQRVIKAAEDQAAPAPDASEASDDTSSPSSPASPASPSSQSPFIIGGSETTISAAPWMVQLAYYDATTDEGFFCGGTLVAPNKVLTAAHCLDGLDWTANGAVLAGTTDLYDDTTGTVAGVHRQWQHPKYDGDLIKNDVAVLTLDRPLEQKTLRLAASDDKGTGKSATPWSPRIKARTGWKFTAYVTNGDVTGDAIADVIARDSGGTLWLYPGTNKASSSLFASRIKLGTGYNQYNALF; translated from the coding sequence GTGGCGCAGCCCGCGACGGCGGCCGACGCCTCGTCCCGGCCCACGGTCACCCTCGACCACCCGGCCGCCCCCAAGACCCCCGCCAAGGAACTCCGCCAACGCGTGATCAAGGCGGCGGAGGACCAGGCGGCCCCGGCACCGGACGCCTCCGAGGCCTCCGACGACACCTCCTCGCCCTCGTCGCCTGCCTCGCCCGCTTCCCCTTCCTCCCAGTCGCCGTTCATCATCGGCGGCAGTGAGACGACCATCTCCGCCGCGCCGTGGATGGTCCAGCTCGCGTACTACGACGCGACGACCGACGAGGGCTTCTTCTGCGGCGGCACCCTGGTCGCCCCGAACAAGGTCCTCACCGCCGCCCACTGCCTCGACGGCCTCGACTGGACGGCGAACGGCGCGGTCCTGGCCGGCACGACCGACCTGTACGACGACACGACCGGCACGGTCGCGGGCGTCCACCGCCAGTGGCAGCACCCGAAGTACGACGGGGACCTCATCAAGAACGATGTCGCCGTCCTCACCCTGGACCGCCCGCTGGAGCAGAAGACGCTGCGGCTGGCCGCGTCCGACGACAAGGGCACCGGCAAGTCCGCGACCCCCTGGTCCCCCCGGATCAAGGCCCGCACCGGCTGGAAGTTCACGGCCTACGTCACCAACGGCGACGTCACCGGCGACGCCATCGCCGACGTGATCGCCCGCGACTCCGGCGGCACGCTCTGGCTCTACCCGGGCACGAACAAGGCGTCATCGTCACTGTTCGCCAGCCGCATCAAACTCGGCACGGGCTACAACCAGTACAACGCGCTGTTCTAG
- a CDS encoding S1C family serine protease — protein MTESFRRSGEYENPYQGQQQHSGSAEGETQQQPAYLQQQASAPVNPGAPVNPEWPPPPAYDPSAGQPGQAGQSGYAGQSGYAAPAGSAAPAGYAGSAGSAGSAAPAGSAHAAPTALLTEPVSSAGEPGAGAAPVSRRRARGPIALLAAVAFVAAAIGGGTAYGIQELTGTDTVASSSTSTSTSVVPTSEKGTVSGVATAVSPSIVEISATSNAGESTGSGVIITSGGEIITNNHVISGASQIKVTTSDGKSYTAEVVGTDSKKDLALIKLQNASGLKAATLGDSAGVKVGDEVVAIGSPEGLTGTVTSGIVSALDRDVTVSTDESQGQQQQQQGGGSGQWPFEFGGQEFNGDTGSSTTTYKALQTDASLNPGNSGGALIDMNGNIIGINSAMYSAADATSSSAGSVGLGFAIPINTVKADLSTLRAGGSD, from the coding sequence ATGACCGAGAGCTTCCGCCGCAGCGGCGAGTACGAGAACCCCTACCAGGGTCAGCAGCAGCACTCCGGGTCCGCCGAGGGCGAGACCCAGCAGCAGCCCGCGTACCTCCAGCAGCAGGCCTCCGCCCCGGTGAACCCGGGCGCCCCGGTGAACCCGGAGTGGCCGCCCCCGCCGGCGTACGACCCCTCGGCGGGTCAGCCGGGTCAGGCCGGTCAGTCGGGCTATGCGGGTCAGTCGGGCTATGCGGCCCCGGCGGGTTCGGCGGCCCCGGCGGGCTATGCGGGTTCGGCGGGTTCGGCGGGTTCGGCGGCCCCGGCGGGTTCGGCTCACGCCGCTCCGACCGCGCTTCTCACCGAGCCGGTGTCCTCCGCCGGTGAGCCCGGGGCGGGTGCGGCGCCCGTGTCGAGAAGGCGGGCCCGGGGTCCGATCGCGCTGCTGGCGGCCGTGGCGTTCGTCGCGGCGGCGATCGGCGGCGGTACGGCGTACGGCATCCAGGAGCTGACCGGCACGGACACCGTGGCCTCCAGCTCCACCAGCACCAGCACCAGCGTGGTGCCGACCAGTGAGAAGGGCACGGTCTCCGGCGTCGCCACGGCGGTCAGCCCGAGCATCGTGGAGATCAGCGCCACCTCGAACGCGGGTGAGTCCACCGGTTCCGGTGTGATCATCACCAGCGGCGGCGAGATCATCACCAACAACCATGTGATCTCGGGCGCCTCCCAGATCAAGGTGACGACGAGCGACGGCAAGTCCTACACGGCCGAGGTGGTCGGCACGGACAGCAAGAAGGACCTCGCCCTCATCAAGCTGCAGAACGCCTCCGGGCTGAAGGCCGCCACCCTCGGCGACTCCGCCGGTGTCAAGGTCGGCGACGAGGTCGTGGCGATCGGCTCCCCCGAGGGCCTGACCGGCACGGTGACCAGCGGAATCGTCTCCGCGCTCGACCGTGATGTGACGGTCTCGACGGACGAGAGCCAGGGTCAGCAGCAGCAACAGCAGGGCGGTGGCAGCGGGCAGTGGCCGTTCGAGTTCGGCGGCCAGGAGTTCAACGGCGACACGGGGTCGTCGACGACGACGTACAAGGCGCTCCAGACGGACGCCTCCCTCAACCCGGGCAACTCCGGCGGCGCCCTCATCGACATGAACGGCAACATCATCGGCATCAACTCCGCGATGTACTCGGCCGCGGACGCCACCTCCTCCAGCGCCGGCAGCGTCGGCCTCGGCTTCGCCATCCCGATCAACACGGTCAAGGCCGACCTCAGCACGCTGCGGGCGGGCGGCTCGGACTGA
- a CDS encoding response regulator transcription factor, whose product MSSAEGARAPEPQRILIVDDEPAVRDALKRSLAFEGYGTEVAVDGADALEKATAYRPDLVILDVQMPRMDGLTAARRIRGAGDTTPILMLTARDTVGDRVTGLDAGADDYLVKPFELDELFARVRALLRRSTYAAAATDTAEVDEALTFADLRMDLATREVTRGGRPVELTRTEFTLLEMFMAHPRQVLTREQILKAVWGFDFEPSSNSLDVYVMYLRRKTEAGGEPRLVHTVRGVGYVLRQGGAE is encoded by the coding sequence ATGAGCTCCGCCGAAGGCGCCCGCGCCCCCGAACCCCAGCGCATCCTCATCGTCGACGACGAGCCGGCCGTGCGCGACGCCCTCAAGCGCAGCCTCGCCTTCGAGGGGTACGGCACCGAGGTCGCCGTCGACGGCGCGGACGCGCTGGAGAAGGCGACCGCGTACCGGCCGGACCTGGTGATCCTCGACGTCCAGATGCCGCGGATGGACGGGCTGACGGCCGCCCGGCGGATCCGTGGCGCGGGCGACACGACCCCGATCCTGATGCTCACGGCCCGCGACACGGTCGGCGACCGTGTCACCGGCCTCGACGCGGGCGCCGACGACTACCTGGTCAAGCCCTTCGAGCTGGACGAACTCTTCGCCCGGGTCCGCGCGTTGCTGCGCCGCAGCACGTACGCGGCGGCGGCGACGGACACCGCCGAGGTGGACGAGGCGCTCACCTTCGCGGATCTGCGGATGGATCTGGCGACGCGGGAGGTCACCCGGGGCGGGCGGCCGGTGGAGCTGACCCGGACGGAGTTCACGCTCCTGGAGATGTTCATGGCGCACCCGCGCCAGGTCCTCACGCGGGAGCAGATCCTGAAGGCGGTCTGGGGCTTCGACTTCGAGCCGTCCTCCAACTCCCTGGACGTCTACGTCATGTATCTGCGCCGCAAGACCGAGGCGGGCGGCGAACCCCGGCTCGTGCACACCGTGCGGGGTGTCGGGTACGTCCTGCGGCAGGGCGGCGCGGAGTGA
- a CDS encoding HAMP domain-containing sensor histidine kinase, producing MRKLLSRYRSLPIRARLSMLVAAAVAFAVAAVSVTCWFIVQGKLYEEVKTDLESMVSRALPKQMVEESVLNACPEAPSQTFFGPRNKGYSQVVRTDGTKCVFPNSTGVVNVAGSDKDVAANPKIKSGTIRNGTDSNGNSVRVLATALVVEDGGGQYVVQDAAYVVAVPLKGTESTLNELALLLLLVSGIGVVGAGAAGLAVARAGLRPVDKLTEAVEHVARTEDLSIRIPVEEESDDEIARLSRSFNSMTGALANSRELQQQLIADAGHELRTPLTSLRTNIELLTRSEETGRPIPAEDRKALLASVKAQMTELASLIGDLQELSRSEAGQQGGPHLQVVDFQETVEAALRRARLRGPELTITADLGPWYVRSEPSALERAIVNILDNAVKFSPEGGTIEVSLSEGALTVRDHGPGIPADELPHVFDRFWRSPSARALPGSGLGLSIVARTVEQAGGEVSLSRADGGGTLATVRLPGAPTPPPEAA from the coding sequence GTGAGGAAGCTCCTGAGCCGGTACCGCTCCCTGCCGATCCGGGCCCGGCTGTCGATGCTGGTCGCGGCGGCGGTGGCGTTCGCGGTGGCGGCGGTGTCGGTGACGTGCTGGTTCATCGTGCAGGGGAAGCTGTACGAGGAGGTCAAGACCGACCTGGAGTCCATGGTCAGCCGTGCGCTGCCCAAGCAGATGGTCGAGGAGAGCGTCCTCAACGCCTGCCCCGAGGCGCCGTCGCAGACCTTCTTCGGGCCGCGGAACAAGGGCTACTCCCAGGTGGTCAGGACGGACGGCACCAAGTGTGTCTTCCCCAACTCCACGGGTGTGGTGAACGTCGCCGGAAGCGACAAGGACGTGGCCGCGAATCCCAAGATCAAATCTGGGACGATCCGCAACGGCACCGACAGCAATGGCAACTCGGTGCGCGTTCTGGCCACGGCACTCGTCGTCGAGGACGGCGGCGGCCAGTACGTGGTGCAGGACGCCGCCTATGTCGTGGCCGTCCCCCTCAAGGGCACCGAGTCCACGCTCAACGAGCTGGCGCTGCTGCTTCTCCTCGTCTCAGGCATCGGAGTAGTCGGCGCCGGCGCGGCCGGGCTGGCCGTGGCGCGGGCGGGGCTGCGTCCCGTCGACAAGCTGACCGAGGCCGTCGAGCACGTGGCACGCACGGAGGATCTGAGCATCCGTATCCCCGTGGAGGAGGAGAGCGACGACGAGATCGCCCGGCTGTCCCGTTCCTTCAACTCGATGACGGGCGCGCTCGCGAACTCCCGCGAGCTGCAACAGCAGTTGATCGCGGACGCGGGCCACGAACTCCGTACGCCCCTCACCTCCCTCCGCACGAACATCGAACTCCTCACCCGCAGCGAGGAGACGGGCCGCCCGATCCCGGCGGAGGACCGCAAGGCCCTGCTCGCCTCGGTGAAGGCCCAGATGACCGAACTGGCCTCGCTGATCGGTGACTTGCAGGAGCTGTCACGCTCGGAAGCGGGTCAGCAGGGAGGTCCCCACCTCCAGGTGGTCGACTTCCAGGAGACCGTGGAGGCGGCCCTGCGCCGGGCCCGGCTGCGCGGCCCCGAGCTGACGATCACGGCGGACCTGGGGCCCTGGTACGTACGCTCCGAGCCCTCGGCCCTGGAGCGGGCGATCGTCAACATCCTCGACAACGCGGTGAAGTTCAGCCCCGAGGGCGGCACGATCGAGGTCTCCCTGTCCGAGGGCGCCCTCACGGTCCGCGACCACGGCCCCGGCATCCCCGCCGACGAACTCCCCCACGTCTTCGACCGCTTCTGGCGCTCCCCCAGCGCGAGGGCCCTGCCGGGCTCGGGCCTGGGCCTCTCCATCGTGGCCCGCACGGTCGAACAGGCGGGCGGCGAGGTGTCGTTGTCCCGCGCGGACGGCGGCGGCACGCTGGCGACGGTACGGCTGCCGGGGGCGCCCACGCCTCCGCCGGAGGCGGCGTAG
- a CDS encoding PIN domain-containing protein has translation MIVLDTDAALALARGHEALHRLADNVAHTPGDWLHIPALCLMRAEEKDEGIGRALLSLPGIQVDPLGQTAAVTVGGMVRDGWGGADTCHALYVATPHLETGGMSIILTGRKDDYPPGVLAIDIDSPGMLGFH, from the coding sequence GTGATCGTCCTCGACACCGACGCGGCTCTCGCGCTCGCCCGTGGCCACGAGGCCCTGCACCGCCTCGCGGACAACGTCGCCCATACCCCCGGTGACTGGCTGCACATCCCCGCTCTCTGCCTCATGCGGGCAGAGGAGAAGGACGAGGGCATCGGGCGGGCACTGCTCTCGCTGCCGGGCATCCAAGTGGACCCACTCGGGCAGACAGCGGCTGTGACAGTGGGCGGGATGGTGCGTGACGGGTGGGGCGGAGCCGACACCTGCCACGCTCTCTACGTCGCCACGCCGCATCTGGAGACGGGCGGCATGTCCATCATCCTCACCGGACGTAAGGACGACTATCCGCCGGGCGTACTCGCCATCGACATCGACTCCCCCGGAATGCTCGGCTTCCACTGA
- a CDS encoding DUF397 domain-containing protein, which translates to MNRTLDLSTAVWRKSSYSDGGGTNCLEVTDEVPGIVPVRDSKVPDGRPLLFSAGAWTVFVKVVVVG; encoded by the coding sequence ATGAACCGGACCCTCGACCTCAGCACCGCTGTGTGGCGCAAGTCGTCGTACAGCGACGGGGGCGGAACGAACTGCCTCGAAGTCACCGACGAAGTCCCCGGCATAGTCCCCGTCCGGGACAGCAAGGTCCCGGACGGCCGCCCGCTGCTGTTCTCCGCCGGGGCCTGGACCGTGTTCGTCAAGGTCGTCGTGGTCGGCTGA